Sequence from the Tripterygium wilfordii isolate XIE 37 chromosome 10, ASM1340144v1, whole genome shotgun sequence genome:
AGATGAAACAGCTCCACACGCATACTAATCGACAAACATAGTGCCTACCATTCGATACAAGATGGGGTGTTTGGGGGAAAAAGGAAACTTgccaacaccaaaaaaaaattcatgccaACAAGGTAGGACAATTGGAGTTGCGTGATGGGCATCACTGAAGAAACTGAATTAACATCTCACAGACTACACATGGGAGTTGGGACAAGCCAAAAAGGAAAATTTCCTATTCAACACATTCTGTTCTGCATACTCTATTGAGATAATCTGTAATTCCAGGATGCAAATAATGCacataaaagccaaaaatagTGTCTAGATAGACAGAGCAACATTTTGGAAACACTCCTCAACAAGTTAAGCGGTCCACAACGACAACCTACACCTATCTGTACTTGATATTTGTTAATTAAAATTATTCCACAAAATTAACTCAAAACAATGAGTTCACTGCCTAAACCTTCCCAACCATCCTGAAGTTAATGATAATTGTATTAAGCATAATTCTCTTCACTCCTTCCATTTACATACATGATACAACTGTTCACTATCTAATGCAAAAGGCCTACATAGCTGTCCAGAAATTCATGTATGCTAGAAATAGAATTGCACGCCTTGGATTCACAACATTCAGACCAAGACAGAGGAAGCACTCATTTACTTACAAAGTAGAAGAGGAGTTGATAATCGTCTGCGGATTTCTAAACTAAAATAATATAGTGAAgtcaacaaaataaaatgaatagaTGCAGTAAAGCATGCTAAATTTTCCAGtttttaacttctaagaacaatcagCAGACTCCATGCTCCAATGCAATACAGCAGAGtagaaaaaaattagaaatttaGTACGATTGATAGTGAAACAAATACATAAGCAAGCTTTAGATTCCACAGAAACCTAAATAATTAAGAATCTTTTTTGCTCCCTTCTTTTGAAACATGGAACCTCAGGTAAGTCCACATTGGATCTGTCCATGCAGACTAAACCACTAGTATCAATTAAATCTGCAATTACGAATCATGGTTACTAACAAATGGAAAAATATTGATTGCCAATCCCCTCTTTTACTCCTAACCTACTCTTCCTAaaaaagtatttaaaaaaaaccttGTCTTGGGAAAAGGATCTCTGGTCAAAGAAATCCCAACATAATTctacaatcatcatcaatattacTCAATATGCTCCAATCAAATTCTCTGACAGGAGAAACGCAATCCATCGAGTTACACCTGAGCATAACAATGTAATGTAAGTCTCTAAAAAGGTGGTGCATGCCAATCAAATGAAAGATCTATCATAGTCTAGTTCACTTGTTTGCCTTATTCACCCATCACTGGAAATTTATAGCACTCATAGAACTTAAGCAAACTGtgaaaaaaattaaaccaaagaagaatttaatataacaaacaaaataatagtAAATGGAAATGATGGGGACAATAATAAAACTCACATAAAAGACTGAAGCAAAAgctcttattattttttaattttattatcatGAAGGTATGAGCCTCTCTCATAAATTTAAAACTTAcacttccaaaaaaaaacaactcaatAGAGCAGCCATACTTATACACATAATACAATAAATTTTAACATACGAAACAGTCTTTTCACATATTTATCACCTGATATCTCTTGACAGGATACTCATGTCTCACCCTATCCTCGGGTGGGAATGTTGATAATCATATAATGTTGCCTCACGTCGCTCCTTCGAATCCAATACAATGGCTGGCCAATAATTGCCAAGAGCATGGTCAACTAGTCTGCAGCCTCGGCTCTATTTACCAGAAAAGACTCAAAGCAAAAATACTCATTGGAAGGATAAGACCAACTAACGCATTAAAGCAGATGGCATTTACAAGGAGAAATGAAGAACCCGCATTGAGCAATCATAATTCACATCTATTCTTGCATGATCTACAGAACATCTCTCACAGAACTTTCTTGATCGAGTTGAAACCGAAGCTCACCAGATTGACTCTGCCCATAAAAATAGAATTTAGTTATAGTCTTATTGCAGGAACATGTAAAACAACAAATAAAGCATTGCACAAAAATCTGTTAAAGCAACAAcaacagagaagaaaagaaaggaaaggaaaggaataaTAGAAGATCATCCCGCGGAGTGACAGGGATTAAATTCAGGCATTTCATCATACATTAACTCTcattaatcaacaaaatttaCAGCGAGCTCACTCATCCCTGTAATTCAATTGTTTCACGCCCAATCAACCCAATTATTGTTACCACTTGAACAAGACAAAATCCAACAGAACATGAGACTCTTACATCTCAGTTGTTCAATAGCTTTTCCAGTAATCATAAATCaagaatacaaaataataaacaaagacTAAACCTTGGCCACTTTCTCCACCAAAAACATGCCATCTCTAATTCCCTTAACATCCACAGCCGGTACTGCCAAACATTCTCTCGGCGATTCAAACAGGGACAGAGAAAACTGCTTAAATACGACACCCACATCAAAGTAAATGAGACCTGAACTGGGTATATCGACCCGAATCCCCTTAACCGGGAACCACAGGAACAACTCCTGCGCTGTTATACCAGATAGCGCCCCGATCTGGCCGTAGCTCAGACTGAACGAAACGTTCCTCTCGTAATGCAACTGGCTTTCAAACTTAGCATTACAAGCCTGATCGAGGTACACCTCGAAACGCCCCTTATCAACGACGTTAAACTCCTTCACTCCCTTCGGTAGCAGGCCCATGGGCAGCCCATGAGCACGTAAAACCTCATATATCGACTCTCCCGACTGCGAATTGGCACTGATCGTAAgagaaaaaattaatgaaatcaaAAGAATTACAGGCACCattctttcctttttaattgGTGTCAAAGCAtagatgatgatgaaatggATACGATAGAGAGAACTGAATGGTGTTGTGTTATTTACAGGTACGGCTCTAGGGTTTAAGGATCTGCTCGATTCAAGAAaaatggaggaggagaagaagaagtaagGAGACAGTGGTGCCAGGTAGAATACAGAGAGGATTAGGAGACTCATCAATTATTGGTGATGATAGTGGGCCGTGTAGGGTCCATCTTAGGCGGCCCAATCCTATCTAACCACAGTCTGTCTCTTTCTCTGCAAAATTACAACCAATAGAAAGGAAGTAGTATTTCACTATTTCGGCTGTGAAGAGGAATGTCTAGCTACGCGCTTGAAGTGAGAGTGGGATAGGAATCCCAATAGTCGATATGTCATTTATCACTAAGTTGTACGCATGAGATTTCATGGTGTTTAATATTGAGcctacgaattcacttgaatcacgTGTGTTTAACTCAATAGATAGAACAATTGAAATACCAACTGctggatctttatcattttcgttagaGAAAcaattatgatagggatcctGATAACTGGTATTCCAATTATTCCAGTTTCTAATTTATACGCACAAAATTTCATGTGCATTATGTATAATccataaattttaaattcattTGAATCTTATACGTCCGACTCAACAATTATGACAGCTTAAATACCAACTGCTGTGATAGGGATACAGCTGATATTCTTACTTTATCCCAGTATCTTGACTAGTGTGCATGAGATAAGCGTGATTTAAAGAGGCAGAAAGGGTACGTTTGGCAACCACTTGACTGGCTAAAAACTGGAAAAAGCTGGTAAGTGGTAACTAAAAGGAGCAAACAATGCTTTCACATGAATCCAAACACGGATTCGGCATCCATCCACTGCAACCAaacaggaaaaataaataaaataaaataaaaatagtaacaGTAATTCCCTTAAAAAAGTCAATAAATAATATTCATAAGTCGTAATAAtgaagattaaaaaaacaattaaacaaGTGTGAAGTGGCGAGTGGCGACTGGCAAGTGACaggtggagagagaaagagagaacatAGCATGTGAAGGATGAGAGGGAGCATGATTATGATTTTGTCTTCACATAAATAAAACACAATTATTTCCAATAATGAATTATAGACTCTTTTTTACCAAGGATGTCTCTTTTTTACCAACCATGCCTCTTTTTTACCAAGCGTGTTGTATCGGTGTATCATAGGTCGAATTTACGTTTGATGATGTGTTGATGGGGCCacctaaaatttgaaaaaaacaaaatagagaaaaggTGACGGTCGTGAAAACTCTTGACACTAGAGGATGTCATCTAATGAACCTCTAACAGTTAAGTCAGTGACGTAGATAGGAGGAGAACAAGAGAGACCGTATGATAGAGTGGAAAGAGTTCACCATGACCGTCATAATGAGCGAGAGAGAGGGAGTGCTATGGGGAGTCCGGAGCGCCTCCATAGGAGGCTCAGCATGGAGTGCTCTAGGGAGCCCTCTATAATAGTTGTTTAGCTCATGGGCCTATTAGGCTGATAGTTTGTTGAGGCCGTGGGTTCAATAAACTTGTCATCTCATTAATTAAACTTGTCTTAAGGATTCTCCTTTTTAAGTAATATAGATTTCACAAGGAGTGGTGGGTCCTATTGTAATCTCATCGTAACAaattcaatgatatattttttgttcgaaataaaaaatcaaattcaacatgaaaaagacatgacaattctagaccgtccgatataaactcaaaatatataTTCGATCGACGATTTGATCACGacgaatttgattttgtttcgaataaaaaatatatcgttaggtTCATTATAaagaatactatatatttatgatttttaaaaataaaaataaatttttttgttacccATAAAGAACATTAcaacgggacctgctgtaataaactCCGGCACCCTTTCACAAGTTGCTTGTTTTATACAGGgaaaaaatagaacaaaataaacaagttaaaattaaaatataagtaACTAAAAGATTCGACAGATGTCAGATCATTCAAGGTTGAAGCCCATAATACAGGTCCCAGCCCGTATAGTAGCAAGGCCCATATCCATTAAAAAGAAAAGCGGCAGCGCATCTTTTGTTGCAGCTGCAGAAGGATAGTGGTGCAAGAAAAATGGTGTCGCTGCGTCCCCTGCTTCAACGACGCCTTCTCTCCACCACCGCCTCAAAAAACCCTCACAACCACCGAAACTGCAATAACAATCGAATTCGCAGCCAGAAATGGGCCATAAAGCAGGTGACGAAGTCCAATTTCTCGGACTCTGTAGAGGAGTTAAAGAACCACATCTCCAGCTCTGATTTCGTGGCTGTGTCGTTGCGGAAGACTGGGTCCTTTTCTGCCCCGTGGCACCGGGTTTCCCCTTTCGACGCGCCAGAAACCGCCTATTTTAAGGCCAAGTACGCCGCCGAGCGCTTCCAGATTCTTCAGTTCGCTGTGTGCCCGTTTTCCATTAGGGCCGATAAACTCATCGCCCACCCGTGAGTTTCCAAGTCTCTTGTTCATTTCTTTTTGGTTAATAGTGTGTTTGTTAAatgttttatatttattttgcgCCCTGTGAGTGAGGCCATGTCTAGCGATGAAGCTAAGTGACCAACTGGCGCTTATGATGCTGTACCTAATGCATTGATAGGCAACAAAGATGTCTTATTTTTCTATTAAGCTATTTTTGAATGTGGCAATGGGTGTATAAATCATCATTCATTTGCATATGGTGCAGATATAATTTCCATTTGTTCCCTAGGGACGAACTGAGGACAGGGATGCCATCTTATAGCTTTTCTTGTCAAACATCTCATTTGATGTCCATGGCTCGAGAAGGTCTTGATTTTAATACCTGCATATATGATGGTGAGTTTTATTTTACTGTAGTGCATTAGAGGATGCTAACTTTTGAGGATACTATTTGCAATTTTGGGGTTTTCGTCTTATGTATTAATGCTCTTTTGAATGAATGAGGAATGTCTctgtggatcaattgaagtccATATTATAAACAACTGATGCATGGGGTTCTTCCAACTTCACATCTCATGCCGTGGGAAATCCCCTAAAAATTGAAAATGGgctgcattttctttttgatagGCATATCATACTTATCTAGAGCTCAGGAGACTGCAGCAAAAGTTAGGACTGGGAATCCTCAACGTGCAAGTCATGTGATAGAATCTACATCAACTCCCTCTGTTGCCGATTCAGTTTTCATTGAAAGGATAAAATCACGTGTTAAGCATTGGAAAAATGCTTGTAAAAACTCTGGTACAAGTGTGGATGGTAAGAATATGCAGGTGTTAATTCTTCAATCACCATGTTTACTCTCATTTTCTGTCcaacttttaatttatttgcttTTCATTTTAGATGTCCTCTTGATTTCCATGAGAAAACTCTTGTTGGGAAGCGAAAATTATGGATCAAGGCCATCTATGACTATTGATGTTTGCAGTGAACGTCAAGTGCAACTTGTGTTAGAGGTAGGTAGGTTAATCTAGAAGCTTCGGATTCTTCAATCTGGGTTAATCTGAAAAACAGCATTATCTATGTTATCTCCTATTTAAAGAAATTGGATTTTTGCTATAAATCCCTTTTAACTTGTATTTATTGGCTGTAGATGTTGCAAGGATTTTTTGATGAACTTGTTCCTTTAATAATCCCGGCAAAGGGTGGAGGGACCCAGGCAGTTCGTGTTGTCTTGACGATCTCAAAAGAGGACAAGGACCTTCTGGAGGTAGTGAGTTAACTTCAATCCCTGGGGATTTCCATGCTCAAGCTGCATCTCATTGATCTAAATCGTGTTTTGGTTGCAGAGTGAGCTTCGAGATCTTGAAGAGGAACAAACCAAGAAGGTTCGTGGCTTTCGTGAGGTGATCGATTTGATTTCGGCTTCCCAGAAACCTGTTGTCTCCCACAATTCTCTTAATGGTGTATATCTGTATGAAAAAATTCTCAATGTTTTAGGCTTTGAGAGATTGACTTGTCTTTTCTTTTAATCCATTTTCTTATTATATATTGTTGCTTTTGCAGATTTTACATTTATTCACTCAAAATTCCTTGCTCCCTTGCCTTCCAACATGGATGAGTTCAAGTCTTCCCTGCGCTCAGTTTTCGGCCATGTGCTTGATGTGAACCATCTGATGAGAGAAATTGGAAGTCTAGGAAAAGTGTCAAGTATACCTGCAGCTATATCCTACCTGAGGAATCGATTTTTTTTACCGACTAATGTGGAGGTTCCCCAACAAGGTTAGCTGTCCTCGGTATTTTATGCAAAGCACACAAACACACCCGAACACACCCCTACAACACAGTCACTGAACACTGAACCACACTTTTGTCTTTGTTCTCGTGCATTATATCCAAGATAAAAGGTGGTATTTTATAATAGAGGAATTGCGCTATGTATGAAATCGTATCTGACAAGCTAAAATCTCCCTCTCTTGAACATTTCTGCTTCGCTTGACTGTTGTATTATGAGTCATTTCTGATTGCTGACCTCTGCTTATCTTATATCAAAATTTTCAGTAATGTCAACAGAAGACAAGATTCTTGGGACTCGTGTTGTGTGGCTTTGTCAATTGTTCACAAAGCTATGCTCCATACTAAAAATTGATCTGAATGCTGTTCGATTTGGTAATGATTCACAGCTTGTAAGTTATGCGAACATCTTCAATGCATGTTTCACCAACTCCCAAGAATCAACGGATGGGGATATTAGAGTTTGGAGCAACAGCCGAAAAAAAGTGAGTTCcaaggatttgattttcttgtgggGCTTTAGGAATGGGATTACGGCAGGAATGTTGAAAAGCATGTTGCAAGGATCCCATGAGGTTTTCTCCGAGGAATTCAATGTTCGATTAGTGGATAAGAGCTCTGCCATTGTAGTATTCTGGCAACCTGGTTTATCTGAAACTTTCCTGGATGCCATGAAAAGTTTTGAGCTCAGTGAACCATTAAGGGAGATGGTTTCAGAAGGCCTAAGAGCATCTGGGTACGAGATTTACATGAAAGCATGTAGTCTGCATTTACGGGAGACAAATTTAGCCGATTCTTTGGAAAAAGCCTTGGTATGCCATGACTCAGAGACTGCTCCGGGAATAAAACCGTCGGAGATTCAGTGGAGTGAGATGATGATTGACTTTGATAACCTTTGAGGTTAAATGGCCAATGTCTGGAATATGAACATTATGTTGCTTTAACCTTCAAGCTGGACGGAACATAGAATTGTTCTTCCAGTCTTCCAGATCCTGAAGCAACTTCAAGTAAATTGGAAGCTCACTCTCCCCCTCAGAAAGTCAACTTGTGTGAATTTGTGGATGGGCTTTACCCTGCATGGAACTTGCCAAACCCAACAGCTTGAAAGCTCTGGCTCTAGGAAGTGACGGGCTTGAACTGGATGAAGGCTGGTCATGTTGACTCTGCATAGAATCCATAGATGATACAAAGCTAGACTGGCCAATCATTGGCcccattttgttttgttttgctgttCATTATTTTTTGGCCGGTATGGCTGTACGATTATTTACTTTGGAGCTGCCATGCCAAGCAAATTTAGCCGGAAAAGGGGTAAAGGATTAGAGATCGTGTAAACCTTGATGTGGTTGTGTTTGTGTGGTTATTGTTCTGATGTACTCTGGTTTGTCGTACTCTGAATGGCATGGTCTGGTATATCTTGGTGTATTGATTTCTGTAGTTAGTATTAGTTTTGCCTATGAATATGTCAAAATAGTTTTGTACAATCGAATGAGTTatcaatttttgaatgattgtTTTCTATGTTTTATAGAAATATAGTTGTTTGAAACTACTATAgtaatatttttctaaatatGAAAATTCGAGTAGAACAATTTGTAATAAATTattatctaattttttttttattgttttgaaatattattaatatgttttcttatttgtaGTCTATATATATTCGTAAATCAATAACATAAATCAGGAGGTGTTAGAGCAAGTCCAGTGGTAAAAactatatcaagcacttcaaaatcattctctctcttctactctctcATACGTGGCATaacttaattgggtgagtgAATCCcataatatacactattcatcaacacttcatacttttcaacacttcatactcatcttctttattttctctctcttactttttatcatatattttttactttttatcatctctcttccttttcatcacctctctattcttttttatcatctctttcttcattttcattatctctcttcactattcatcaactatatacatacttcatatttcaagtgtcatttttaacaacaacccatatttcaagtgtcattatcaagaaagtgtgttttcaagtgttcattttcttccattgtagaactccagtactctaaattttccataaatttcacttttcaacacttgaaaatgtgttatcaagtgtccattggacatgctcttacCATCCTTTGGATTAATAGCATCATAATACGGAGATAGTAACATGTCATGACCAGTAGGACGAGTCGGAGGGGCTCAATACTAAAAATTTCTTAGGGATGTCACAGGCTAGGCAGTTAGTTTATTGTCTGGGCCTATAAATTGACCAAATGACCTTTTCTAGTTTATTTGTCTGGGCCTATCAACCAGTAGCCATCGTATCAGTCAGCTTCAGTCTCCCGTTATCAGACAGCTCTAGTTACCGAACAGAGTGAAACTCAGACGAACCAGCGAAAATGGCTTCAATCTCTCCATCTTCCGCAATGTTGAAGGCTTGAAGCATACGAAAAAGGCATCGTTTCCCGTCCAAGAAGTCAATTGCGGTCTTGCAGTTTCGCTTTTGAGTCGGGCTTCTTTGGCCCCAAATTTCCCACGGGACCGGACAACTCGTTGAACCCGACCTGAGTTCTGTCGAGTTTTACTGCTCGAGTTCCCTCTCTGCTTCTACTCACACCTTCGACGTTGTGATCATCGGCGCCTGTATCATTGCGTTGACGATCGCCCGTCAATTTATCGGGTCGGATCTTTCTGTTGCGGTGGTCGATAAGGCCGTCCCTTGTTCTGGTGCCACTAATGGAGGTTATCCCTACTTTTGATCGCCAGATTTGGTTTCTATTATTGTAACATAATAAAAAAACGAGATATCCTCATTCAGATGAGCGTAATGGTTGAGTTCAATATTCCTTTCTATACCTATCGAAGAAAGAACCCATTCTATGAAAATCATTGCAAATTTCAAGTGGACTTTGCATACAAACTACTGGCGAGTTAATTGGGAGATTCGAATAAGACTTGTAATTAGCTGTTGAAACAAGAAATGTATTGGTGCGAGCATTAACTGTATTTTCTTTGGTGGTAAATTCCTCAACATTGCACTCTCATCTTTCATGATATTCTGTCAAGTGTCAacccaatgcatcaatgtccTGTCCTGCCTTGGAATTTCAGGTATAAATTCAACTCAATGCATTTTATCCTACATAAAATCTGATTGTTCGTATGATATCTTCAATTCCTGTTTGACATTCGAGCTGTTTTTAGGGAAAGGATTGATTGATCATGGGCAGGCTCTTTCTGTTTCAATGACAGCCACAATGGATACTGTGGGAATCCATGTTCTTGGTATTCTACCAAATTCCTTATCTACTTTATTTTGCAAATAATTTTTGTTATCTATATTTGTACATTAATAACTTAAGAGTCTAGTTCAAGGACAATGGGAtgatttgcttcttttttctgttcttttttttatcaaatgagTTGTTTCTGCTTTAGTGGAAttgattcttttcttttagcAGTTTGAAGCTATATATTCTCCTCTTTAAATTACGTTGCTTCTGGCCATAGTGGAAGTTATATCATACATTTCAATAGTTAAGGAGCTTGTGAGAttcatgattttatgcaatCAAACTTTTAACGAAATTCTTTTTATAAATGAAGAACTTTTAATACTCTTTTTCTAAATTATAAGGCTATGGTTGGGTAAGCTATTCTGAATGGGTATATTTAAAACCAACACATATGCTGGGTCACTTTGGGAGTTTGGTTGCTTGCTTGTTTTCCTCTCTGTATGCTTCCTTGTTTCCTGTCATTTCCAAGGAGTAGTCTCCAATTCGCTGGGTTCAGCACTAAGGTGGATGATTCTATTATTGGATATATATGGAAGTGGGCTGCAGGGTTCTTTCCAGTTTCCTCAATTGAAAGAAGTTTCAGATTTCACTTTGAGAAGAAAAGTGAGAATAGGTTTACACCTTTACGGTAAGTTATCTTGTTTTTCTAGTCATTGAAAATTGAGATTTTTGAATTATATTCTTTGTAGAAATCTGCATATTCATGTGTCATAAGAATAATGACGTAATATTTTACTTTTCTCAGTGCCTGATGGGAAGCCTATGATTGGGCCTCTGTGGTGTGCTTGGTTTGTCAAATATACACATTGCTACTGGACAATGAAGGTTGCGGACTCTCAATGGTACCATTCATTCTCTTTTCTGATAAAGTATAGGTGTTGGTTTCCAAGTATAGGTAGGCATATAGATTGCTATTCTTGTCCATCTTGTCATAATAACTGTGCAACTGAGCCAAGGACATGCTAGAGATTAGTCACAGTTGGTGAGTTTCCATTATTATTCAAGTTATACGTTTGTGCCTTTTTTCTCCACTTTTCAGGCTTTGGGGACCATTGAAACGGTTGCGAACATGGTGTTGGGCAAACTGGAAATGTTGATTATGCACCATTTGTGGTTCAAGGATGATCTTGTTGATACTATATGCACTGGAAACTGTGCAGCATTCATACCATGGCGATCGGGATTTGATAGCCTTTTGTTTATAGAATATTTTTGGTGAATTCTTAAGGTTAAAGAATTGAGGAAGCTTTTCTTGCCTGCAACTGCAGTTTTCACAAAATGGTATGTTATTTTCCTTTAACTTCTGCTGTGATAtgtgttttatttgttttcttttattgctGTCTATCTGCCATATGCATTCAATACTTATACTTGCCCATATGTGCCTCAGTACCTCAACTATAATATTGTTAGACTTGAACATATTTTTTTGCGCTTACAGTCTTTATGTATGATATTATGTGGATTATTTCTAATATAATGACATTTGCTGGAACTGGAACATGATTACTCAGGCTGAAAGTGATAAGGGTTTAGATTAAATAAAGCTTTCATGATTGATTGCTATACCATGTGATCTTACAGCAACTGCGTGCTTTTTATCTTGATCGGTCTTCCTTTTTTTGGGTGTCAGTGGCAGCTGCCTGTAACtgttagaaaaagaaaagttgacATCCAATTTAAATGGAATATTTGTAAATTGGATATGCACTATGTAATATGCTGAGTATTGGATGTAAGTTGTGCCATTTGATGCAAAGGTTGTAAAACATGTCGGGGATATTGTAGTATGATTAAGTTTCAGTAATGGAGATCATTTGTAAAGAGGAAAAGTTTGTTTAGACATATACTACATCATAGATTTTGTCTTGAATATACAGTCGGCATTACAATGATTTTACGCTAAGTTGATATGCTGTTGGGTATCCCTTGCCCTGTGAGGCCTCCCTTAGATCTAACATCAGATGTATCTGGGTAAAGAAATTTGTATGGAATTTTGGCTGGACCCCACCTGTTCCTAAGTTGTTGACTTCTATTGGTCTCACGGattttcttctctatctcttGGAGATTTGCGTTGAAGTTCTGGAATTTTTCCTGGACTTCTTTATTGTCTGTCCACTCGGATGATGGCCTCTGGCCAA
This genomic interval carries:
- the LOC120007790 gene encoding uncharacterized protein LOC120007790, whose product is MIFCQVSTQCINVLSCLGISGKGLIDHGQALSVSMTATMDTVGIHVLGVVSNSLGSALRWMILLLDIYGSGLQGSFQFPQLKEVSDFTLRRKVRIGLHLYVPDGKPMIGPLWCAWFVKYTHCYWTMKVADSQWLWGPLKRLRTWCWANWKC
- the LOC120006789 gene encoding poly(A)-specific ribonuclease PARN-like isoform X1, with protein sequence MVSLRPLLQRRLLSTTASKNPHNHRNCNNNRIRSQKWAIKQVTKSNFSDSVEELKNHISSSDFVAVSLRKTGSFSAPWHRVSPFDAPETAYFKAKYAAERFQILQFAVCPFSIRADKLIAHPYNFHLFPRDELRTGMPSYSFSCQTSHLMSMAREGLDFNTCIYDGISYLSRAQETAAKVRTGNPQRASHVIESTSTPSVADSVFIERIKSRVKHWKNACKNSGTSVDGKNMQVLILQSPCLLSFSVQLLIYLLFILDVLLISMRKLLLGSENYGSRPSMTIDVCSERQVQLVLEMLQGFFDELVPLIIPAKGGGTQAVRVVLTISKEDKDLLESELRDLEEEQTKKVRGFREVIDLISASQKPVVSHNSLNDFTFIHSKFLAPLPSNMDEFKSSLRSVFGHVLDVNHLMREIGSLGKVSSIPAAISYLRNRFFLPTNVEVPQQVMSTEDKILGTRVVWLCQLFTKLCSILKIDLNAVRFGNDSQLVSYANIFNACFTNSQESTDGDIRVWSNSRKKVSSKDLIFLWGFRNGITAGMLKSMLQGSHEVFSEEFNVRLVDKSSAIVVFWQPGLSETFLDAMKSFELSEPLREMVSEGLRASGYEIYMKACSLHLRETNLADSLEKALVCHDSETAPGIKPSEIQWSEMMIDFDNL
- the LOC120007100 gene encoding uncharacterized protein LOC120007100, with protein sequence MVPVILLISLIFSLTISANSQSGESIYEVLRAHGLPMGLLPKGVKEFNVVDKGRFEVYLDQACNAKFESQLHYERNVSFSLSYGQIGALSGITAQELFLWFPVKGIRVDIPSSGLIYFDVGVVFKQFSLSLFESPRECLAVPAVDVKGIRDGMFLVEKVAKSQSGELRFQLDQESSVRDVL
- the LOC120006789 gene encoding poly(A)-specific ribonuclease PARN-like isoform X2, whose translation is MVSLRPLLQRRLLSTTASKNPHNHRNCNNNRIRSQKWAIKQVTKSNFSDSVEELKNHISSSDFVAVSLRKTGSFSAPWHRVSPFDAPETAYFKAKYAAERFQILQFAVCPFSIRADKLIAHPYNFHLFPRDELRTGMPSYSFSCQTSHLMSMAREGLDFNTCIYDGISYLSRAQETAAKVRTGNPQRASHVIESTSTPSVADSVFIERIKSRVKHWKNACKNSGTSVDDVLLISMRKLLLGSENYGSRPSMTIDVCSERQVQLVLEMLQGFFDELVPLIIPAKGGGTQAVRVVLTISKEDKDLLESELRDLEEEQTKKVRGFREVIDLISASQKPVVSHNSLNDFTFIHSKFLAPLPSNMDEFKSSLRSVFGHVLDVNHLMREIGSLGKVSSIPAAISYLRNRFFLPTNVEVPQQVMSTEDKILGTRVVWLCQLFTKLCSILKIDLNAVRFGNDSQLVSYANIFNACFTNSQESTDGDIRVWSNSRKKVSSKDLIFLWGFRNGITAGMLKSMLQGSHEVFSEEFNVRLVDKSSAIVVFWQPGLSETFLDAMKSFELSEPLREMVSEGLRASGYEIYMKACSLHLRETNLADSLEKALVCHDSETAPGIKPSEIQWSEMMIDFDNL